The nucleotide window ATTACTTAGCCAAGAACTTTACAGAAATAAGTACAGTACAAGTAAGTAGTACTGGCGAGGCAGCACGTATGGTAGCTGAGGGCCCCTTAGGCTGGGCTGCCATCTGTTCCAAAAATGCTGCGGAGCGCTACGGCTTATATATAATGGCCCAGAACATTCAGGATTATGCTGGGAACAAAACTAGATTTTTAGTAATCGGGAAGGATAGTCCCCAACCAACTGGCAATGATAAAACATCTTTAGTCATTGCTTTGCCACAAAATCAGCCAGGCGGATTATATAGAATCCTGCATAGCTTCGCCGTAGAAAATATTAATTTAACTAAAATAGAGTCACGCCCTACAAAACGGGAGCTGGGAGAATACCTTTTTTATATTGACTGCGAAGGCCATCAGCAGGATAGTAAATTATTTAAAGTAATTGAAAAACTAAAGCAAAACGCAGTTTTTTTAAAAGTTTTAGGTTCTTACCCAGCAGATAGGGGGATGCGATAGATCCTATGGTTAATAAAGCTGTTGTTATTGGCCTGGGTTTAATTGGCGGTTCACTGGCTATGGCTATGAAACAGTCATGTTTTGTTAAACAAATCGTTGGTATTGATACAAATGAAAACAGCATTGCAGAAGGAATAAAACTAGGAATAATAGATGAGGGTACAAAGCATCTTACTGCAGGGGTTAATGGTGCTGATCTAGTTATTTTAGCAACGCCAGTTGGGCAAATCATTCCTATAGCCGAAAGAATTTCACCTTATCTACCACCAGGCTGTGTTATAACTGACGTGGGAAGCTGTAAATCCTTATTAGTCTCACCCTTAGAGAATATTTACGGTGCCCAAAAGCACTATATAGGTGGGCATCCCATGGCTGGTTCAGAACGAGCAGGGATCGAAGCAGCAACCCCTTTTTTATTTGAGAATGCTGTTTATGTTTTGACACCAACTAAAAATACTAACAAGCAAGCATTGCATACCATGGAATCTCTGATTAAAGCTATAGGTGCAAATAAAATTAACTTAGATCCCCATAAACATGATTACATAGTAGCGGCAGTAAGTCATTTACCACATATCATAGCTGCCAATTTAGTAAATACAGTGGGAGAATTGGCCAAGGAGGAGCAGTTAACCTTAATGTTGGCTGCAAGCGGGTTTAAAGATACAACCCGTATTGCTATGGGCGATATAACAATGTGGCGCGATATTTGTTTATCCAACAGAAAAATGCTTAAAAAGATGCTTACATTATTCCGCCAACAATTAGATGAATTTGAAAAAGTAATTGACGAAGAGAATAAATCCTTGCTAGCCGACTTATTAGGACGTGCCCAAACCTTAAGAAAACAAATACCTAGTAAAGCAAAGGGTCTTTTGCCCAGTATTTATGAATTGGAAGTGATTATTCCTGATCGGTCAGGTATGTTAGCTGAAATAACAAATATACTTGCTGTTAATAATATAAATATTATCGATATTGAAATTTTACGTGTAAGAGAGGCTTTAGGAGGTACAGTAAGAATTGGCTTTGCAGATGAAAAAGAGCTGACTTCAGCACTTGAAGTTTTAAAGCAACAAAATTTTCAGGCAATGAGGCGGTGATATTATGCTAAGACAAATAAGTGCTGTTCAGGCCCTGAAGGGTGAAATATCCGTACCAGGCGATAAATCCATTTCTCACAGAGCGTTAATAATAGGTGCTTTAGCCCAAGGGAAAACTGAAATTCATGGTTTTTTACCGGGAGCAGATTGTTTAAGTACCTTAAATTGTTTGCGTCAAATGGGTATTGAAATTGAATTAATTAATAACACTACCTTAATTGTAAATGGCTCCGGATTATATGGTTTGAAAGAACCTAATGATTGCTTAGACGCAGGTAATTCAGGTACAACAGCACGTCTATTATTAGGCATTCTAGCAGGACAAAATTTCTTCACTGTGCTTACAGGAGACGGCTCTTTACGCTCTCGTCCCATGTCAAGGGTAATTCAACCATTACAAACTATGGGAGCTCAAATATTTGGACGTAATAATAATAAGCTTTTGCCAGCTGTAGTCTTAGGTCAGAAAAAGTTAAAAGGTATTACATATAATTCATCTATTGCTAGCGCCCAACTTAAATCTGCATTACTTTTAGCTGGTTTATATGCTGAAGAACCTACGACAATATTTGAACCATCCAGATCAAGAGATCATAGCGAAAGAATGCTAAAGTCGTTTGGAGTTTCAATAGATATCCATAATAACGTGGTGACTATTAATCCTTCTTCTAAGTTAGAGGCTGGTAAAATTTTAATTCCTGGAGATATTTCCTCTGCTGCTTTCTTTATAGTTGCCGGCTTAATTGTGCCTAATTCAGAAATCATGATAAAAAACGTAGGAATAAATCCAACAAGATCTGGAATTATTACAATTTTGAAGGAAATGGGTGGAAATATCTCAATTCTAAACGAAAGAAAGATGGGGGAAGAGCCTGTAGCTGATCTTTTAGTTAAAAGTTCCGAGTTAAGAGGAACTGAGATTAAAGGAGATATTATCCCCACATTAATTGATGAAATTCCAGTTCTAGCAGTGGCCGGTCTTTTTGCTCAAGGTGAAACTATAATTTCAGATGCAGCTGAGCTTCGGGTTAAGGAATCTGACCGAATTGCTGTAATGGCCAAAGAATTAAATAAAATTGGAGGACATGTTACAGAACTTCCTGATGGTTTAAATATAAAAGGAGACCAAGAGCTACACGGTGCTCGTTGTTCTTCCCATCATGACCATAGAATCGCCATGTCTTTAGCCATTGCAGGCTTAAGAACTGGTAACTTAGAAATAGAGGATTACGAATGTATTGATATCTCATACCCTAACTTCTTTTCCGATCTTAATATGTTAATGAATAATTGAGGAGAAGAAATGTAAATGTTAAAAAAAGGTAATATAGCCATAGATGGACCTGCGGGAGCAGGCAAAAGTACGGTAGCTAAGCTTATAGCAAAAAAATTAGGTTACTTATATGTTGATACAGGGGCAATGTATAGAGCATTAGCATGGAAAGCATTGCAGGAAAAGTTTAGTTACCAAGATGTTAAAAACATAATAAAGCTTGCCCAAAAAACAGAAATCGTTCTTACTAAAAGTAAGCACACAAGTGCCCAAAAAGTATTTTGTGATGGTTTTGATGTGACGGAAGAGATAAGAACGCCTGAAGTATCTGAGTTTGTTTCTCAAATTGCCCAGATTCCAGAAGTTAGGGAGGTATTTTTGCATCAGCAAAGGAAGTTTGCTAAGGATGGTAACGTAGTTATGGATGGGCGAGATATTGGTAGCAATGTTTTGCCAGATGCTGCACATAAGTTCTTTTTAACCGCTTCATTGGAAGAAAGAACCAAAAGGAGATATAATGAGCTAAAATGCAAAGGCTATAATCTAACTATGGAACAAATTAGACAAGATATTGCTAGGCGAGACCAATTAGACAGTAAACGAAAGGCCGCGCCTTTAGTAAAAGCACTAGATGCAGTAGAAATTGATACAAGCAACCTCTCCCCACGGCAAGTAGCATCTGTTATAGAAAATATAATTAAGGGTGAGAGTTATGATTTATAATTTAATTAAAAAATTTTTTTGCTTTCTTTTTAATTATATTTGTCATTGGGAAGTGAAGGGCAAACAAAACTTTCCGCAACAGGGACCAGTTTTAGTTTTAGCAAATCATAGAAGTTTGTGGGATCCCATAGCAGTAGCAGCATCTTTAGATAGGCCAGTTCATTTTATGGCGAAAGAGGAACTATTTAAAGTTCCTCTTTTAGGCATGCTGCTGAAAGTAGTTGGTACTTTTCCGGTGAAACGTCAAAAATCTGACCGTGCTGCCTTAAAAACAGCACTACAAGTGTTGCATAACCAGGAAGTCCTAGGTATGTTCCCAGAAGGAACTAGAAGTAACAGCTATGAATTACTTCCTTTTCACTCTGGAGCAGCTTTGATTGCTTTGCGTACGGGAGCACCCATACTGCCAGTAGCATGCATTGGTACTAAAAATATTTGGGAAAAAGGCGCATTTCATTCTTTTAAAGTAATAATTGGAGAAGTCATATATTTAAATGAACATGTCATAATGGATGGTACAGAAATTGACCAAGGTACCCAATTATTACAGGATACTATCTCTGCTATGCTTAAATCTGTTGAAGGTAATTAACCTTTAAGTATTAAATTTGTGCTTAGGTGGTTTATCGATTAATTATAGCCTTTATTGTGTACAGTTTGTGGTGTTTTTAATTAAAATTGCAGGAATTTTATTATTTTCCACGAAAAATTAATAATGTTTGGCAAAATGTTATAAACTAGATACAGAATTATTTTAAGTTGGTGAACAGATGCTACATATTATTGTTGCTAAAAAATCGGGTTTTTGCTATGGTGTTCGTCGTGCTTTAAAATTGACCGAAGGTGCACTTCGTAGTTGCAAAAAACCCGTTTATACATATGGCCCTTTAATTCATAATCGCCAAGTAGTTGAAAAGCTAGCACAGCAAAATATTTTAGCATTAGATAATTTGGAGGTTATTAAGGAAGGGTGCATTGTTATACGTTCCCATGGAGTTAGTCCAAAAGTAAAAAAATCATTAGAGGAAAAGGTTCATGTTATTGATGGAACTTGTCCCTATGTTGCGAAAGTACAAAAAATTATACCTGAACTGCAAAATCAAGGGTATCAAGTCGTAATTTTAGGGGATAGATTACACCCAGAGGTACAGGGGTTAGTGGGTTGGTCTGATAGCCAAGCAATTGTTGTGGAGAGTATTGATGATGCTTTAGAATTAAAAGCGTTTCCCAAAATTGCTTTAGTCGCACAAACTACCCAGCAACAAAAAAATCTGCAGGCCATAGCTGACATTTTAAATAACAAATGCAAGGAATTTCAAGTTTTCAACACTATTTGCCTAGCAACAAAGGAAAGGCAGGAAGAAGCTCGGAAATTAGCTGAGAATGTTGATGTAATGTTGGTTGTTGGCGGCAATAATAGTTCTAACACTAAAAAATTAGCAAGTATTTGCCTGAGCACTGGGACTCCTACATATCAGATTGAGGATGCTTCGGAGTTACAGTCTCAGTGGTTTTTAAATATAAAGACAGTAGGGGTTGCCGCTGGTGCTTCTACGCCAGATTGGATTATTGAGGAGGTTGTACAAAAGATGGAAGAGTTTAACGATGTAAAAGAAATTCAAAAAGGTGATATCGTGGAAGGAACCGTTGCCCAAATTAAGGACAACGAGGTTTTGCTAGATTTTGGTGGTAAATCTGAGGGAGTAATACCTCTAACGGAATTATCTATAAAGAATATAGCTCATCCAGCAGAAGTTCTAAAAGTTGGCGATAAGGTTACAGCCCTAGTTATACGTGTGGAAAACGAAGAGGGGCATTCTGTATTGTCAAAGAAAAGAGTTGATCGACAATTAGCTTGGGATCGATTGGCATCTGCTCTGGAAAATCAGGAAGAAATTTCGGCTGAAGTAACAGAAGTTGTCAATGGAGGAGTTTTAGTAGATGTTGGAATAAGGGGTTTTGTTCCTGCATCTTTACTGGAAAGAGGTTATGTGGAAGATTTAAAGTCATACGTTGGTAAAAAGTTAAGATTAAGAGTCATTGAAATTGACAAGGAAAAAAACAAAGTTGTATTATCTCAAAAAGCAATTTTGGATGAAGAATTTAATCGTTTACGGGTAGAAACATTGAATAATTTAAACGTTGGAGAAATTCGTAAAGGAATTGTGCGACGTTTAACGGATTTTGGTGCCTTTGTGGATATTGGTGGCGTTGATGGATTGCTACATGTTTCTGAAATAGCCTGGAACAGAATAGACCATCCCAGAGAAGTTTTACATGAGGGACAAGAGGTTGAGGTTAAGATTTTGAAAGTAGATCGAGAAAAAGGCAAAGTTTCTCTGAGCATCAAAGAAGCATTGCCTAACCCATGGGATAAAGTAGCAGAAAAATATAAAGTAGGTGCTATTGTTCATGGAAAAGTACTTAGAATAGCACCCTTTGGTGTTTTTGTAAGTTTAGAACCCGGTGTTGAGGGTCTTGTTCATATTTCCCAACTGGCAAACCACCATGTAAATAAAGCAGAAGAAGTAGTTAGTATTGGCCAAGAACTAGAGTTAAAAGTACTAAATGTTGACTTAAATGCTCAAAAAATTGGTTTAAGCTTAAAAGCTGTTCAGAATGATCGGGAAAAGAAAGTTCAAGAAGAAGTTTTAAGAGAATATAAGACAAATGAAACCAATGTTACGTTGGGAGACGTTTTTGGTGACTTATTTACAAAAAAGCATGAATAATAACAATTTAAGAGAAAAAAGAAAACTTGATCATATTAAACTTGCTTTAGAACTTCCGACAGGGCCAGTAGAAAATGGATTTTCTGACATACATCTTATTCATAATGCGTTGCCTGAAGTAAATTATGCTGATGTAGATCTTACTTGTACATGGCTTGGTAAAAGATTAAAGGCTCCTCTTATAATTAATGCTATTACAGGTGGAGCTCAAGAAACACAGAGTATAAATGGGGCTTTAGCAAGGACAGCAGGAAAATTAGGAATTGCTATGGCTGTTGGTTCACAGACATCAGCATTAAATAATAATGAATTGAAAAAAACTTATAGTATTGCCCGACAGGAAAATCCTGCCGGGTTATTGTTAGCCAATGTAGGAGCTCTCGTTTCTTGGGAAAAAGCTCTAAGTGCAGTTGAAATGATTGAAGCTGATGGATTACAAATTCACCTTAATTCACTTCAAGAATTGCTTATGCCGGAAGGAGATAGATCTTTTAAGGGAATTTTACACAATATTGCAGAAATAATCGCCAGATGCCCTGTTCCAGTAATAGTTAAGGAAGTAGGATTTGGAATTTCAATGGATGTAGGCCGCAGCTTATTTGAAGTAGGTGTTAAAGAGATAGATATTAGTGGTTTAGGTGGTACAAACTTTGCTGCCATTGAAATAGCTAGGTCAAAGCAAAAGTTTACCGAGGATTTCATAACTTGGGGAATTCCAACTGCCAAAAGCATACTGGAAATAGCAAATTTAAATTTGCCTTTACAAATAATTGCTTCAGGTGGTATTGTTAATGGAATAGAAATTGCAAAAGCATTACGAATTGGAGCAACTATGGTTGGAATAGCAGGAAGAGCCTTGAAATTCTTATTAGAAAAAAATGAAGCAGATTTATATTCATATATTGAGGATATAATTACTGAATTGAAAATGACCTTACTCTTAACCGGCAGTGAGAACATTAAGTGCTTCCGTGATGTTCCTATAGTTGTTACGGGTGATACTGTTGAATGGATTAAACAGAGAAAGCTAAACTTAAGACATTTGAATATTAATGTATGAAAAGTAAGATTTTAAAGACTGATGTATAACATTAGTCTTTTTTTAGTTTGCCCGGCATGTTTGCTGAGCCGATGGGCTGAAAGAAACCCTATCGCCTAACCGGCAGGAAGATAACTCGTAAGCAAGGGCGTCACCGGTAACTGTGGGGTTTGAAGGAAGCCGAAGGGGGAACTTGGAACATAGCGCAAGCAAACCGAGGTTGGCTAGTCAGGCGGGTAACCATGTAAAAAGTGGGAAAGCCCAAAAGCCGGTAACAGACCGGAGGATAAAACCGGGAGGACACTGCACCAAGTTGTAGTGAGGCATGAAAGTCCAAAGCTTTTATGTAATGCGAAGGGGCGAAGATAAATCAAAGAATCTGACTGCAGATATAAATATTTATGCAAAGAGAAGATAACCGAGGCTGGAATTGCATAGGCGAGGATATAAAGGTCAGTATGAGAAAATATCTATGACAACCCGGCGTAGCTCCGCAAGCCCATTGAAAAGTATGGCCTTATCAAACAGTTGGTTTAAGGAAATGGGTTAATTGATTTGGAAACATACAATGTCGGCGTTTTGTCTCCCTGCTGCGAGAAGTAACTGAAGTTTATCAAGAGCCGTATACGAGGCCTGTACGTACGGTTCTGTGAGAAGGTAAAGCCGAAGCAAATTACTTCGGCTTTACCTTACTCGATATGTACAGAGGTTTTGTATAATTTGACTTTTTAGAGGGAAATCTAACCACTGTATTAGTTAAGTGATTAATAATTTGACGAAAGGAGAGTACTTTTATGACAGGTTTCCCTGTAGGGATGATTGCATTACTAATAATATCTATACTTGTATATTTTGGTTTAGCACACCGAGTATTAGACAGAATGAGGTTAACTGATAAGGCAGCTTTGGTTATTTTATTGGGTATTATTGTAGGAAGTTTTATAAACATACCACTTTATTCAGGACAAACTAATGCTTCGATAAATGTTGGTGGCGGTATTGTACCGATTGCATTAGCTATTTACGTTCTAAGCAAGGCTGGAACGGCGAAAGAATGGATTAGAGCTATTGGAGCTACCATAGTGACAGCAGCAGTTGTATATTTTATTAGTTCAACTTTAATGAGTGGAGATCCATGGCAGACAGGAACTGATTTTATTGATCCCCTTTATGTTATTCCAATTGTTGCAGGTTTAACTGCTTACATAGTAGGTCGTTCTAGACGCTCAGCATTTATTGCGGCTACATTAGGTGTGTTAACACTGGACATTATTTCTTTTATTCGCTTAATTAGTACAGGAACTCGAGGCACAATTAATATAGGTGGAGCCGGGGCATTTGATGCCATTATTTTGTCAGGGATTATTGCAGTTTTATTGGCAGAAATAATTGGTGAAACTAGAGAAAGACTACAGGGAGGTCCTGCCTCAGAAAATAGGCCTTCCGAATTAATTGAAGGGCTGGAAGATATAAAAACAGAAAAGTACGATGCTCAACCTGCTTTCAAAAGGGATCTTAAAGATGCTGAGAGAAATGACAAGGAGGAGGGAGAAAAATGAAAGTAAACAAAAAAGTTCGAATATCATTGATATTATCAATGTTTATTCTGGGCAGTTTCTTTTTGGGAAAAGTAGCTCAAAACTATTATAAGCAAACGCAACAAGATGCTGCTGTAATAAATTTACCTGGAATAGGATTTTGGGAAAATGAAAGGGAAGATGGCGGATATTTTACTATTGTAGATCAAAAAGGTAAGATACTTGATAAAACTGCACGAGTCGTGTATGTGGGAGATCGATTTATAGCAGAAGATAATAAAGAATATAGAATTGACAAAATTGTTAAGGATCGGGCAATAGCAACATTAATTGCTCAGGATGCGTTAGCGGGGTTTCATAACTTAAGTTTACCAGTTGATACAAAAAATAATAGTAATAATTTAATAGCAATCTACCACACACACTCAGCTGAATCTTATGTACCTACTGATGGGACGGATAGTATTCCGGGTAATGGTGGAATTTTTAAAGTAGGTGACACGGCAACAGCTACTTTTGAACGAGAGGGTCTTGCTGTAGAGCATAGTAAAAGATCTCACGAACCGAGAGATTCCCAGGCATATATTCGTTCTCGCCGAACGGCCGTTCAACTGTTAAAAGATCGACCGGCAGCAATTATTGATATTCACCGTGATGGTGTTCCTGATCCAGATTTCTATAAAGGAAAAATTTCAGGTAACTCTTTAGCTAAAATCCGTATAGTAGTAGGAAGACAAAATCAAAATATGCAGGCTAATTTAGATTTTGCAAAGCAGGTAAAAGCTGGAATAGATAAAATTTATCCTGGCCTTGTAAAAGGCATTTTTATGGCAAAAGGAAATTATAATCAGGATTTATCGCCTCGTTCTATGCTAATTGAAGTAGGTACCCATACTAATGATAGATATAGGGCGGAAAATGGTATAAAACTATTTGCTGATGCTCTACCTCAAGTATTAGGTTTATCAACAGGTACAACTACACCTAATCAAACTGGTTATACAAAAACTCCTGCCAATAAAGGTGACTGGTCAGCTTTATGGTGGGTGTTAGGGATAGCTTTAATAGGTGGTGCTGCCTTTTTATTCATTAGCACAGGCAGTCTTAAAGGAGCTGCTGATAAGCTTAGACAATTCTCATCTACGGAATGGGCAAACTTTTTAGGTAGTTTACCAAGGAAAAGAAATAATGAAGATAAAATAAGAAAGGAAGAAGACCTGAACAAAAAGTAATTTAATGTTTAAATTTAATGCCGGGGAAAGCTCCGGCTTTTATTAACTAACTAATAGGTGAAAACGATGAACATTATTTATCACTGCTTTGGAGGTGCCCATTCTTCAGTTACGGCGGCAGCAATACATTTAGGGTTGCTTTCAACTACACATATTCCATCTGTTACTGAATTAATGAAAGTACCTTTCTTTGATTATCAAATAAACGCTGATCATGGGCAATTTCGTTTAATGGGAACTGACGAATTGGGCAATAAAGTTTTTTTTATAGGTCGCAGAAACTTAGCAGTTAATTTTGAAATTTTAATTAAAGGGTTAGTGGAAATGAATAATCTGTCGCAAAAGGACTTTATTCTAATTAATACAATGCCATTAGTTAATTGGAAGATGGTTGTAGGAGGTTTTCTTTCCAGAGGACTTCAAACACCTAGACTTGGACGTCCAATCGTTCTTAAAGGTGTTCAGCATTCTTTTTTTAAATATGTAGGATTAGTAGAAAATGTAAAAAGAATTTACATAAATAAGTAATGTATTCGGGAGTGGCATATATTGAAAATAATTTACTATTGTCAAACAGGAAAGTATGGTGCTTTAGCTGCTGCCGGTTTGCATTTGCAAATTATTGATAGTAAGATCAGTTATAAAGGATTTCGCAAATACATTAAAGAATATAATATAAAACCTTATTTAACATATTATTTCGGAATTGATGGGGATGGCAACGAAATCTATGCTTTAGAGGCTAAAATTGAAAAAAAATTAGTACATAAAATACTATATAGCTTTCAAGATACATTTTGTTCAAATAAAGACATTAAGTCCATAGATGCATTTCCGAAGAATTACTTTTTATTGTTTGTATTATCAAAAATTTTTTCTTTACCTATTTTAAATTGTTTTAATTTTATATTTAATACTTCAATTATTTGGATGAATCTTTCATTTATAAAAAAACAAGTGCTTAAGCCTTAAAAAGATTGACTTGACTT belongs to Bacillota bacterium LX-D and includes:
- the aroA gene encoding 3-phosphoshikimate 1-carboxyvinyltransferase; this translates as MLRQISAVQALKGEISVPGDKSISHRALIIGALAQGKTEIHGFLPGADCLSTLNCLRQMGIEIELINNTTLIVNGSGLYGLKEPNDCLDAGNSGTTARLLLGILAGQNFFTVLTGDGSLRSRPMSRVIQPLQTMGAQIFGRNNNKLLPAVVLGQKKLKGITYNSSIASAQLKSALLLAGLYAEEPTTIFEPSRSRDHSERMLKSFGVSIDIHNNVVTINPSSKLEAGKILIPGDISSAAFFIVAGLIVPNSEIMIKNVGINPTRSGIITILKEMGGNISILNERKMGEEPVADLLVKSSELRGTEIKGDIIPTLIDEIPVLAVAGLFAQGETIISDAAELRVKESDRIAVMAKELNKIGGHVTELPDGLNIKGDQELHGARCSSHHDHRIAMSLAIAGLRTGNLEIEDYECIDISYPNFFSDLNMLMNN
- the spoIIP gene encoding stage II sporulation protein P, which encodes MKVNKKVRISLILSMFILGSFFLGKVAQNYYKQTQQDAAVINLPGIGFWENEREDGGYFTIVDQKGKILDKTARVVYVGDRFIAEDNKEYRIDKIVKDRAIATLIAQDALAGFHNLSLPVDTKNNSNNLIAIYHTHSAESYVPTDGTDSIPGNGGIFKVGDTATATFEREGLAVEHSKRSHEPRDSQAYIRSRRTAVQLLKDRPAAIIDIHRDGVPDPDFYKGKISGNSLAKIRIVVGRQNQNMQANLDFAKQVKAGIDKIYPGLVKGIFMAKGNYNQDLSPRSMLIEVGTHTNDRYRAENGIKLFADALPQVLGLSTGTTTPNQTGYTKTPANKGDWSALWWVLGIALIGGAAFLFISTGSLKGAADKLRQFSSTEWANFLGSLPRKRNNEDKIRKEEDLNKK
- a CDS encoding prephenate dehydrogenase, with the translated sequence MVNKAVVIGLGLIGGSLAMAMKQSCFVKQIVGIDTNENSIAEGIKLGIIDEGTKHLTAGVNGADLVILATPVGQIIPIAERISPYLPPGCVITDVGSCKSLLVSPLENIYGAQKHYIGGHPMAGSERAGIEAATPFLFENAVYVLTPTKNTNKQALHTMESLIKAIGANKINLDPHKHDYIVAAVSHLPHIIAANLVNTVGELAKEEQLTLMLAASGFKDTTRIAMGDITMWRDICLSNRKMLKKMLTLFRQQLDEFEKVIDEENKSLLADLLGRAQTLRKQIPSKAKGLLPSIYELEVIIPDRSGMLAEITNILAVNNINIIDIEILRVREALGGTVRIGFADEKELTSALEVLKQQNFQAMRR
- a CDS encoding DUF3189 family protein — its product is MNIIYHCFGGAHSSVTAAAIHLGLLSTTHIPSVTELMKVPFFDYQINADHGQFRLMGTDELGNKVFFIGRRNLAVNFEILIKGLVEMNNLSQKDFILINTMPLVNWKMVVGGFLSRGLQTPRLGRPIVLKGVQHSFFKYVGLVENVKRIYINK
- the pheA gene encoding prephenate dehydratase encodes the protein MVKVGYLGPEGTFSAQAAQKWVKSVGLKNYILQPINSITYQISQVMEGKLNYSILPIENSVEGTVNIALDTLVKYEVLIVGEFVLPIEHCLAVKEAGIIQPEVVFSHPQALAQCYDYLAKNFTEISTVQVSSTGEAARMVAEGPLGWAAICSKNAAERYGLYIMAQNIQDYAGNKTRFLVIGKDSPQPTGNDKTSLVIALPQNQPGGLYRILHSFAVENINLTKIESRPTKRELGEYLFYIDCEGHQQDSKLFKVIEKLKQNAVFLKVLGSYPADRGMR
- a CDS encoding DUF3189 family protein encodes the protein MKIIYYCQTGKYGALAAAGLHLQIIDSKISYKGFRKYIKEYNIKPYLTYYFGIDGDGNEIYALEAKIEKKLVHKILYSFQDTFCSNKDIKSIDAFPKNYFLLFVLSKIFSLPILNCFNFIFNTSIIWMNLSFIKKQVLKP
- a CDS encoding bifunctional 4-hydroxy-3-methylbut-2-enyl diphosphate reductase/30S ribosomal protein S1, producing MLHIIVAKKSGFCYGVRRALKLTEGALRSCKKPVYTYGPLIHNRQVVEKLAQQNILALDNLEVIKEGCIVIRSHGVSPKVKKSLEEKVHVIDGTCPYVAKVQKIIPELQNQGYQVVILGDRLHPEVQGLVGWSDSQAIVVESIDDALELKAFPKIALVAQTTQQQKNLQAIADILNNKCKEFQVFNTICLATKERQEEARKLAENVDVMLVVGGNNSSNTKKLASICLSTGTPTYQIEDASELQSQWFLNIKTVGVAAGASTPDWIIEEVVQKMEEFNDVKEIQKGDIVEGTVAQIKDNEVLLDFGGKSEGVIPLTELSIKNIAHPAEVLKVGDKVTALVIRVENEEGHSVLSKKRVDRQLAWDRLASALENQEEISAEVTEVVNGGVLVDVGIRGFVPASLLERGYVEDLKSYVGKKLRLRVIEIDKEKNKVVLSQKAILDEEFNRLRVETLNNLNVGEIRKGIVRRLTDFGAFVDIGGVDGLLHVSEIAWNRIDHPREVLHEGQEVEVKILKVDREKGKVSLSIKEALPNPWDKVAEKYKVGAIVHGKVLRIAPFGVFVSLEPGVEGLVHISQLANHHVNKAEEVVSIGQELELKVLNVDLNAQKIGLSLKAVQNDREKKVQEEVLREYKTNETNVTLGDVFGDLFTKKHE
- the cmk gene encoding (d)CMP kinase, producing MLKKGNIAIDGPAGAGKSTVAKLIAKKLGYLYVDTGAMYRALAWKALQEKFSYQDVKNIIKLAQKTEIVLTKSKHTSAQKVFCDGFDVTEEIRTPEVSEFVSQIAQIPEVREVFLHQQRKFAKDGNVVMDGRDIGSNVLPDAAHKFFLTASLEERTKRRYNELKCKGYNLTMEQIRQDIARRDQLDSKRKAAPLVKALDAVEIDTSNLSPRQVASVIENIIKGESYDL
- the fni gene encoding type 2 isopentenyl-diphosphate Delta-isomerase, producing MTYLQKSMNNNNLREKRKLDHIKLALELPTGPVENGFSDIHLIHNALPEVNYADVDLTCTWLGKRLKAPLIINAITGGAQETQSINGALARTAGKLGIAMAVGSQTSALNNNELKKTYSIARQENPAGLLLANVGALVSWEKALSAVEMIEADGLQIHLNSLQELLMPEGDRSFKGILHNIAEIIARCPVPVIVKEVGFGISMDVGRSLFEVGVKEIDISGLGGTNFAAIEIARSKQKFTEDFITWGIPTAKSILEIANLNLPLQIIASGGIVNGIEIAKALRIGATMVGIAGRALKFLLEKNEADLYSYIEDIITELKMTLLLTGSENIKCFRDVPIVVTGDTVEWIKQRKLNLRHLNINV
- a CDS encoding DUF1614 domain-containing protein: MTGFPVGMIALLIISILVYFGLAHRVLDRMRLTDKAALVILLGIIVGSFINIPLYSGQTNASINVGGGIVPIALAIYVLSKAGTAKEWIRAIGATIVTAAVVYFISSTLMSGDPWQTGTDFIDPLYVIPIVAGLTAYIVGRSRRSAFIAATLGVLTLDIISFIRLISTGTRGTINIGGAGAFDAIILSGIIAVLLAEIIGETRERLQGGPASENRPSELIEGLEDIKTEKYDAQPAFKRDLKDAERNDKEEGEK
- a CDS encoding lysophospholipid acyltransferase family protein, whose protein sequence is MIYNLIKKFFCFLFNYICHWEVKGKQNFPQQGPVLVLANHRSLWDPIAVAASLDRPVHFMAKEELFKVPLLGMLLKVVGTFPVKRQKSDRAALKTALQVLHNQEVLGMFPEGTRSNSYELLPFHSGAALIALRTGAPILPVACIGTKNIWEKGAFHSFKVIIGEVIYLNEHVIMDGTEIDQGTQLLQDTISAMLKSVEGN